CACCCTTGCATCAGCTTTCCGCGCGTGAAGGGTTTTCGGATCCTTCGATACGGAGCGGGGCACGGGAGTTGCTTCGCGCGGCTGCCGTGCACTTGAGTCATTCCGAATGCGCATTGCTGAGTCCGTTGGCAGAAATGCTTGCGCACAAGCAATCGCCGGCGCACGCAATTCGGGCGCGATATAAGGGGGGAAGCAGCATAGAGGAAGTCTTGAGGCAAAGCTATGAGGGCTATAAAGCGATGGAGCTTGAATGCGCAAGTTTCGATTAGCATTGTTGGCCGTCCTTGTGGGGATTCTGTCGGCAGGCTTGGTCGGTGAGCTGGCAGCCCGGGTTTGGTTGAGGAACCTGGCCGATCCCATGCAAGTGGCGCTTTACGGGACCGTGACGCAGGTGGAAGGTCTGAACAGCCGCTTTTCCCAACACCACTACCTGCCCTTTATCCCCAAACCGGGCTACGAGAGCGGTGGAAACCGGCACAACGCGCTGGGCTTCCGGGGGGAGGAGATTGCGATCCCCAAGCCGGCGGGCACCTATCGTGTGGCTCTTTTGGGCGGGTCCACCACTTACAACACAGCCGTCAGAGATTACCAAAGGAGTTACCCCTATGTCCTGCAGCAAATCTTAAGGACCGAGAGACCCGGTTTGGAAGTGGTTAACGCCGGGTGCGATAAGTACTCGACTTGGGAGAGCCTGCTCAATTTGGAATTCCGCGTTCTGGATACGGAACCGGACCTGGTCATTGTGTATCACGGGATTAATGATGTACATCCCCGGATGGTCTATCCCTATGAGGCCTATAAGGGAGACAATTCCGGATCGCGCACACCCTATGCGAGACCCCAAGAAGGAATTTGGGACCGGAGCGCAGTTTTCCGGGTTCTCCGGGCTCGTCTGGGGATACGGCAGCCGGTCGTGGGATTGTTGTATACGCGCACCCACGACTATCTGGCCACCAATCATACGATGGGTTTTCGAAACCAAAAGGCCAGGGGGGAGTATCCTAGCGGAGTATTTGTGGAGCAAAGTGCGAGTGAGATGCTCGAGCAAAACAAACCCACGTATTTTGAGAGAAACCTTCGTAACATGATTGCCGTGTGCCGGGCCCACAAGATACCCGTTGTTTTGATGACCTTTGCTTGGTCTCCTGCGTTCAGGAATCAACCCTTGGTCGCCTCCGAGGAATATCAGAACGCATTCCGGGAGCAAAATGGGATCATCAAACGCCTCTGTATTGAAGAAGGCGTGCCTTATTATGACTTTTGTGAGGAAATGCCTCAGAATCCCACACTTTGGACGGACGGGCGACATGTGAATGAATTGGGCGCCCAGGTCAAGGCAGCCTTGGTGGCTCAATATTTGATTCAAAACAGACTGATCAACGGGTCGTGAGCTTTTTATTCATCGTTCCCTTTGCCTTGCTGGTGTTGCAGGCGCTAAACGGGCTGGGATGCAGCCTGGACTACGACGAGCTCTATTCTTTTCATTACTTCATGAGCAAGGACTCCCTGCGGGATGTCCTCTGCGCGTACCGGATGTTCAACAATCATCTAGGCTATTCAGCTTTGGCATGGTTTTGCAGAATGGGTTTGGGTTCCGCGGAGTGGGTGCTACGCTTGCCGGCATTGGCCTTTGCATTGGGCGCTTTGGGTTTGACTTGGTCCTGGGTACGGAAGAATTTTGGGATGAAGGCGGCCTTTCTCAGCTCCCTATTGCTGGTGCTTTCGCCGGAGTTCGTCCGTTACAGTTATGCGGCTCGCGGCTATTCAGGATTGCTCTGTCTTACCTTGCTTTCCACAATCGTGTTTTTGAGGCTCCTGAAAAATCCCAGACGCCTGGATTTTGCGCTTTATGTGTTGATTGCCGTGGCTGCGATCTATGTGCACCTGTATTCCGTGTGTGTGGTGGGAGTGCAGTTGCTGATGCTGGGCAGGCTGGGGGCCCAAAGGCACGCCGCGCCATGGATATCCTGGACGATGGTTTTCTTGAGTATCGGGGTCTTGAGTTTTTTGTGCTATTTGCCGGTGCTCGAGAGCTTCATGGGCGCAGTTCAACTTCGGGGGCAGGGCCCGTGGAATCCCGGTTTTGTGCTGGAGTCCTTTGCGTATTTGAGCGGAAGGACTTCGGGAGCCGAGACCTTCTTCTGGATGGGCCTGGCGGGCGCGGGTCTGTGGCCCCTGTGGAAACGCGATCGCTTGTTGGCGGTTTACCTGGGATTGCTGTTTACCGTGCCTTTGGCTTTGGTGATTGTCTTACATCCCTGGGATCTGTACCACCGGTTCTTCTTTTTTCTTCTGCCCTACTATGTTTTGCTTATCGCCTTGGGCCTGGCTCAGACCGTCCGTTTTGTGGGATCCTATTCTTCCGGGAGAGTGAGACAGGGGATTGGGGTGTTGGGATCCGCTGTGTTGCTGGCCTTGTTGGCGGACGGTGCCAAGGTCCAATGGCAGCGAGCTGAAGAAATCCGCTACAGGGAAGTG
This genomic window from Candidatus Omnitrophota bacterium contains:
- a CDS encoding glycosyltransferase family 39 protein, yielding MSFLFIVPFALLVLQALNGLGCSLDYDELYSFHYFMSKDSLRDVLCAYRMFNNHLGYSALAWFCRMGLGSAEWVLRLPALAFALGALGLTWSWVRKNFGMKAAFLSSLLLVLSPEFVRYSYAARGYSGLLCLTLLSTIVFLRLLKNPRRLDFALYVLIAVAAIYVHLYSVCVVGVQLLMLGRLGAQRHAAPWISWTMVFLSIGVLSFLCYLPVLESFMGAVQLRGQGPWNPGFVLESFAYLSGRTSGAETFFWMGLAGAGLWPLWKRDRLLAVYLGLLFTVPLALVIVLHPWDLYHRFFFFLLPYYVLLIALGLAQTVRFVGSYSSGRVRQGIGVLGSAVLLALLADGAKVQWQRAEEIRYREVIRALEEGASPETALAAVGRNAEMLEYYFTRPWHSPKTLEELLTLAKASDGIHCVYHEITWNSPGEQEIRAYLCEHAQMRRMNWMSLFYMDAGDVTDAADTHG